The Halotia branconii CENA392 region TCAAGCTTAGTAAATCTCATTACCGTAAGCAACATTTATCTAATACAACCGCTACCTATTTTCTCATGAATCTTTCGTGCTTTGCCTCCAATACATCGGCTTCTATTACGAATACAAGGCTTTCGGAATCAGATTTAACTAATACCCATGTACTAGCTACTGGCGATCGCATTGTGCCAGTTGCGTAAGTCCTGACTGATAGTGATTAATTTCAAGAACTAGGAACAGGAGTAGGGAGAATACTTTTACCCATGCCCCATCCCCTATGCCCTATGCCCTATGCCCTATGCCCTATTCCAAACTAAATAAATTCCCCAAATCGCCATAGCCCGCAGATAAGTACTGGCACGGAAAGTACCAGATGCGGTAATCGCTTCGGGTGTGCGGAATTGTAGCCCATTGTCGTAGATTTGCTGTACTACAGCTTGCGTTAATCTCAATGCTTCATCCTTCATTTCCATTTGTACTAGAAAAGCTGCCAGCCCAAAGTTGATTCCTGTCCAAACTTCCAAAGGATGAGTAGCTTGCGGATTTTCTGGTGAACCGTCGGGACGAACTCCATTTGCTGCACCAAATTGGCCATTAGAGAATTTGAGGAAGCAAGCATCATAAACAGTCTTTAAAGCAGACAAAGCGCGATCGCTCGATACAATATCTGGTAAACTTAATAATCGGGCGTAAAATTGCCCACATAATTGATCTGCCATCACTACATCCGAACCGCTTTCACTATCCAAGCGGTAATATTGACCATTCCAAAGTTTTTCTTCGTAGATAGGGCGAGATTGTTTTAACCAAGTCTCGTAAGTAGATTTTTGAACCGCCAAATCGCCAAATTCGCCAAGATTTGTCTCTGTGTTCTCTGCGCCCACCGTTCGCGCAGCGTCTCCGATAGGAGAAGTTTGCTCAACGGGGGGAACCCCCGCACGCAACTTCTCTCTGCGGTTCGTTAATAAAATATCACTAATTGCGATCGCAGCTTGTAGCGCTGCTAACCACAACCCACCACAATAAGCACTTACGCCCTGTAACCGCCAATCATCAAAGGTTTGATCTGGTGCGCCGGAATTTTCGGGAATCCCATCGCCATCTTGATCAAAAGTCTTGAGATAATTTAAAGTCTGCACAATCGCCGGCCAGCAATCTGCAAGAAAATCCACATCTTCAGCACCCGTAAGCAGAAAATCTCGGTATACTTGCAACACAAAATCGCTGCCTAAATCCTTCCATAAATTGCAGTCTTGATAACAGGTGTAATTGGTTTTCTCCCAGACATGTTCATTTGGTGCGCCTAAATCATGCGGTGTTGCACCTGCAATTTTACGCGCGGCTGTTGTAGTGTCTGCCCCAATTGTGTAGTAATAACCAATCACTCGCTGATGATTGTCACTGTGGGGAATTGCCCGTGCAAATGCCCGTATCACCGACTTTTCTAGTTCTGGGAACAGCATCAGCAAGGCAAAAGAGCCATATAATCGCACATCTAAACTTTCATACCAGCGATAATCTAGGCACTCTAGCACTGCAAATTGACCGATGGGGTCTAACTTCGATGCTGCACTCCAAAGAGTACCGCCGCTGGTGAGGTCGTATAGCTCATTAAACAGCGCCATTTTCAACCAGTCGGGTAAATCTTGCCGTTCTAAAATCGGCTGTTGCCAAGTTTGAATTTGCGATCGCCAATTTTGATATTCTTGTAGTGCAGTAGTAGCGATCGCCCAAGCATTGTTACAATCGCGACCAAAAAAATCTGTATATCTACGGTAACAATTAATCCCGGCAGCAAATTCTGTCACAGGGAAATCCCAAGACAAAACAAAGGGAATTTCGAGAGTTTCTCCTGGTTGAAGAGTGAAATGCACTGCGATCGCAGTTCCTAGCTGGGTATCTTCTGATGCTGGTGTAGCATCTGTGTAATTGGGTAAAGCACCATTTTTAGCAAAGCTTTCCCAGACATCTCCACCATCACCGTCAGGATCCCAGCGCGTATGATGAAATACTTCCACTTGGGGATGTTTCAAGGTGGCAATACACCAACTGCCATCCCCTTCTTGTATTGGTGCATCACTAGCAACTCGTTTTAAAACACAACCAATTTGTTGATTATTTTCAACTAATTCATTGTAATTATTTTGACTCTCACCCAAGCGCGGCTGATATTCGTAAACAGGACTACCATCATCCCGAATCTTTACCTGGGGAGACTTGAGGGCATTCGTAAACCAACCCACCATATTTTGCCAAGTGAGCATAATACTGAGAGTAATGGCTTGATCTGTGGGGTTATGAGCATTCCAGAGAAATACCGCCACAGGGTAACTAGTTTCTTGATAATTGTTTTCCCAGATTGGC contains the following coding sequences:
- a CDS encoding GH116 family glycosyl hydrolase, with translation MTNQLSSVIPPCTWSRPIGLGWDKPYTVRYASNIDDGPWHGMPLGGFGAGCIGRSSRGDFNLWHIDGGEHTFKNIPACQFSVFESDGTSSIAYALSTQAPDDGSLQTWQWYPENTGTYHALYPRSWFVYENVFQAKLTCEQFSPIWENNYQETSYPVAVFLWNAHNPTDQAITLSIMLTWQNMVGWFTNALKSPQVKIRDDGSPVYEYQPRLGESQNNYNELVENNQQIGCVLKRVASDAPIQEGDGSWCIATLKHPQVEVFHHTRWDPDGDGGDVWESFAKNGALPNYTDATPASEDTQLGTAIAVHFTLQPGETLEIPFVLSWDFPVTEFAAGINCYRRYTDFFGRDCNNAWAIATTALQEYQNWRSQIQTWQQPILERQDLPDWLKMALFNELYDLTSGGTLWSAASKLDPIGQFAVLECLDYRWYESLDVRLYGSFALLMLFPELEKSVIRAFARAIPHSDNHQRVIGYYYTIGADTTTAARKIAGATPHDLGAPNEHVWEKTNYTCYQDCNLWKDLGSDFVLQVYRDFLLTGAEDVDFLADCWPAIVQTLNYLKTFDQDGDGIPENSGAPDQTFDDWRLQGVSAYCGGLWLAALQAAIAISDILLTNRREKLRAGVPPVEQTSPIGDAARTVGAENTETNLGEFGDLAVQKSTYETWLKQSRPIYEEKLWNGQYYRLDSESGSDVVMADQLCGQFYARLLSLPDIVSSDRALSALKTVYDACFLKFSNGQFGAANGVRPDGSPENPQATHPLEVWTGINFGLAAFLVQMEMKDEALRLTQAVVQQIYDNGLQFRTPEAITASGTFRASTYLRAMAIWGIYLVWNRA